From a single Ascaphus truei isolate aAscTru1 chromosome 2, aAscTru1.hap1, whole genome shotgun sequence genomic region:
- the LOC142488055 gene encoding uncharacterized protein LOC142488055 produces MDPRKLSFPVIVPERLEIKTEKEEPNTEEHLTPIKEEIDAFPVCGFPVIVLESLEIKSEKEDPNIEEHLTPIKSETVPFPVSENGLNEEQNLSPDASRSCLTTRPEVPKNNDSCHILDTYKEPVPHDGEFTELVQHTAEPDSKYGSSKRYARDLRSSRGAQPFLCCQCGKSFSLDRDLLAHLCDPAWEQPFICTDGGSSFSLKGKLLSHQMIQTSVTPFSCTVCGKQLSTKWTLRNHQRVHTGEKPFTCTECGKSFSIKTDLLIHEWIHTGEKPFTCTECGKQFSTKKSLLSHQMTHTGEKPFTCTECGKQFSTKKSLLSHQMTHTGEKPFTCTECGKQFTIKNCLLRHQRIHTGEKPFTCAVCSKSFSQKRNLRNHEQIHTGEKPFTCTECGKQFTIKSCLLRHQRIHTGEKPFTCAECGKQFNTKTHFLDHQMTHTGEKPFTCTVCSKSFSLKAGLLIHERIHTGEKPFTCTECGKQFTIKSRLLRHQRIHTGEKPFTCAECGKQFNTKTHFLRHQMTHTGEKPFTCTVCSKSFSLKAGLLIHERIHTGEKPFTCTECGKQFTIKSRLLRHQRIHTGEKPFTCAVCSKSFSQKRDLRNHERIHTGEKPFTCTECGKQFTVRSSLLIHQRTHTGEKPFTCTECGKQFSIKRKLLRHERIHTGEK; encoded by the exons atggatccaCGCAAGTTAA gtttcccagtgattgtaccggagaggttagagattaagacagagaaagaagaaccgaacacagaggaacatctgaccccaataaaggaagaaatagatgcatttcctgtttgtg gtttcccagtgattgtgctggagagtttagagattaagtcagagaaggAAGATCCGAACAttgaggaacatctgaccccaataaagagtgaaactgttccatttcctgtGTCTG agaACGGCCTGAATGAGGAACAGAACTTGAGCCCTGATGCATCCAGAAGCTGTCTGACTACTCGCCCAGAAGTGCCAAAAAACAATGATTCCTGCCACATTTTGGACACATAcaaggaaccagtgccacatgATGGTGAATTTACGGAGcttgtacagcacacagcagagccggactctaaatatgggtccagcaaaaggtatgcGAGAGATTTACGAAGCAGCCGTGGTGCTCAGCCTTTTCtctgttgtcagtgtggcaaaagcTTCTCACTGGACAGGGACCTGCTCGCACACCTTTGTGACCCCGCTTGGGAGCAACCCTTTATATGTACAGATGGTGGGAGCAGTTTCTCACTGAAGGGGAAACTTCTTtcacaccagatgattcagacaTCAGTGACTCCTTTTtcttgtacagtgtgtgggaaacagttaAGTACTAAGTGGACCCTCCGCAATCATCAGAgggttcatacaggggagaaaccattcacatgtacagagtgtggtaaAAGCTTTTCTATAAAGACAGATCTCCTCATCCATGagtggattcatacaggggagaaaccattcacatgtacagaatgtgggaaacaattcagtactaagaaaagcctcctcagtcaccagatgactcatacaggagaaaaaccattcacatgtacagaatgtgggaaacaattcagtactaagaaaagcctcctcagtcaccagatgactcatacaggagaaaaaccattcacatgtacagagtgtgggaaacaattcacaatTAAGAACtgtctcctcagacaccagaggattcatacaggagagaaaccattcacatgtgcagtgtgtagtaaaagcttttctcaaaAGAGAAATCTCCGCAATCATGAgcagattcatacaggggagaaaccattcacatgtacagagtgtgggaaacaattcacaatTAAGAGCtgtctcctcagacaccagaggattcatacaggagagaaaccattcacatgtgcagagtgtgggaaacaattcaataCTAAGACCCACTTCCTTgatcaccagatgactcatacaggggagaaaccattcacatgtacagtgtgtagtaaaagcttttctttaAAGGCGGGGCTCCtcatccatgagcggattcatacaggggagaaaccattcacatgtacagagtgtgggaaacaattcacaatTAAGAGCcgtctcctcagacaccagaggattcatacaggagagaaaccattcacatgtgcagagtgtgggaaacaattcaataCTAAGACCCACTTCCTTcgtcaccagatgactcatacaggggagaaaccattcacatgtacagtgtgtagtaaaagcttttctttaAAGGCGGGGCTCCtcatccatgagcggattcatacaggggagaaaccattcacatgtacagagtgtgggaaacaattcacaatTAAGAGCcgtctcctcagacaccagaggattcatacaggagagaaaccattcacatgtgcagtgtgtagtaaaagcttttctcagaagAGAGATCTCCGCAatcatgagcggattcatacaggggagaaaccattcacatgtacagagtgtgggaaacaattcacagttaggagcagtctcctcatacaccagaggactcatacaggagaaaaaccattcacatgtacagagtgtgggaaacaattcagtattaagagaaAACTCCTCAGACacgagaggattcatacaggagagaaatga